Within Sphingobium sp. KCTC 72723, the genomic segment CATCATCACCCGCAAGGTCGGCAATCGCTGGGTCGGCACCGCGAGCGCGGAAAGCACGATCCAGGGCGATGATCGTTTCGGCAATATCCAGTCGATCAACGGCTTCGCGCAGGGACCGATCGTCAGGGATCTGGTCGGGCTGACGCTGCGCGGCAGCGTGTTCCACCGCGAAGGGTCGAACATCGATATTCCCGGCGATCCTGCGTTGACGCTGGGGCGCAACCCGGTGCGGTCTGACGTCTATACCTATGGCGGGCGGCTGAGTTTTACGCCCCATGCCGACCATGATCTGTGGGTCGAATATGATCGCAACGAACAAAGCTATGACAATAGCGAGGGGCAGCTTGGCACGTTGGGGTCGGGCGGTTACGCGCCGGAACAGCGGTTCAACCGCAGCAATTATGTGGTCGCGCATAGCTGGCGCATGGGTTTTGGCCAGCTGGACACCACGCTGACCCGGAACGAGACAGAGACGATCGGCCGCCTGATCCCCAATGGCACGCCGGGCGCAGCGGCGGGCAGCCCGCGCACGCTGGAGGCGCGCAACGACATTCTGGATTCACGTTTCGCGGGGAAGGTCGGCCCGGTCGCCTTCACGGTCGGCGGCCAATATTGGAAAGCCCGCATGGTCGAGGGGGTTGCGCCCGAACCGTTCAAATTTACGCAATGGGCGGGCTTTGCCGAAGCGACGCTGACCGTGGCGGACGGGTTCAACATCACCGGCGGCGCGCGTTATGACGACCATTCGACATTCGGCAATAAATGGTCGCCGCGTGCCTATGCCGTGTGGAACATCACGGATGCGCTGACCCTGAAAGGTGGCGTCAGCCGGGGGTTCAAGACGCCGCGCGTCGAACAGATCGCCGAAGGGATCATCGGTTTCGGCAGTCAGGGCCGGGTGCCGTTGCTGGGATCGCCGGGCCTGACGCCCGAAACCAGCACCAGTTATGAAGCGGGGCTATATTATGACGGGCAAGGCTTCTTCAGCGGCAATGTCACCCTGTTCAACAATGATTTCAACGACAAGATCGCGTCCGGTCCGGGCATCCCCAATTGCCGTTTCGTCAGCAATCCCAACCTGCCCGGCTGCGTCGATGTCGGCAATTTCCCGGCGGTCGAATTATTCAGCCAGTCGATCAACATCGACAAGGCGCGCACGCGCGGGGTGGAAGTTGCGACCCGCTTCGCCTTCACGCCATCGGTGTCGCTGAGCGCCAACTATACCTATACCGAAACGGAGCAGCTGAGCGGCGCGGAGCAGGGATTGCCGCTGGTGGGGATGCCCAAACATATGTTGAACGGCAATCTGCGCTGGAAACTGGACGACAAATCGAGCCTGTGGGCGCGGGCGGAGATCCGGTCCAGCCGTTATCGCGGGGCCAATGCGCAACAGGCCGCACTGGGCGATTTCCGCGCCTATGAGGTGTTTCATCTGGGCGGCAATTATCAGGTCACGCCCGCGTTCCGCCTGTCCGCGACGGTCAACAATCTGCTCGACACCGATTATGCGATCTATGTCCCCTATCGCAGCGGGAGCGCGACGGTCTTCACGCCTGCCTATTCGATCAATCAGGAAGGCCGCCGCCTCTGGCTGTCCGCCACCGTCGATTTCTAATCGCTCACAGCGCGTCGGCGCGGACCCAGACGCTGACCGATCCGCCCGGCACGAACAGGGCGATGCGGCCATCATCGTCGGCAGTGACATCGTCGGCGCAATGGCCGAGATAATCGCGGAAGGTCGCGCCGCCATGGCCCGGTCCCAGATCGACGGTCTTTTCCGCCGCGTCGCCATTGGTGACGAGCAGCACGCAACCGGGCTGCTCGTCCGTGCCGTGGCGGATCGTGCCGATGCAGTGGGAATCGTCGAACAGGTCGGTCTGCGCACCATGGGCAAAGCGGGTGCGCGCCTCGATCAGCCGGGGTAGCGCCTCGACTGGTGCGAGGTCGATGGTGTGGTTTTGCCCATCATCGCCGCCATCTTCATAGGTGGCGCCATAAAGGTCGGGGTAGAAGATGCAGGGCGTTCCCTGTTCGCGCAGCAGGATCAGCGCATAGGCGATCGGCTTGAACCAGTGATCGACTTCGGCTTCCAGCGCCTGAAGCGGTTGCGTGTCGTGATTGCCCACGATGGTGACGGCATGGTCGGGCGCGGAGGCAGTCAGCGAGCCGTCGAACAGGGTGCGCATGTCGAAGCCTTCGCCTGCGCGGGAGGCATCGTAGAAGCGGTGATGCAGCGCGACGTCGAACAGCATCAGCTGCTGGTCGACCTGATCGAGATATTGGTGCAGCACGTCCATGTCCGGGTGCCAATATTCGGCGACGACGAGCAGTTGCCTGTCCACGCTATCGCGCATATGGCCCACCCAGTCGCGGATGAACCATGCCGGGATATGTTTGGCCGCGTCCAGGCGAAAGCCGTTGCAGGGCAGTTGGTCCGCCATCCAGCGGCCCCAATATTTCAGTTCTTCATAGACGGCCTTGTTACGAAATTCGACATCCGCGCCCATCAGATAGTCGTAATTGCCATTCTCGCTATCGACTTCGTCATTCCATTCCCCTTCGCCATAGCCGTTGACCAGGCGAAAGACGCCATTGTCGTCGGGATCCTCGATATGATCGACCCCGGTGAAGCATTTCGCGTCCCAGATGAAACGCGAATATTGCCCCTGCCGCGCGGGGAAAGTGAAGCGGGTCCAGGCGTTGGCGTCGAATGATTCATCCTCTATTTCGGCGCGATTGTCCGGGTTGGCACGGCGCACGCTGACCCGTTCCGCTTCGTCCGCACCCATCTTGTGATTGAACACCACGTCATGAATGACGCCGACGCCCGCATCGCGCAGGGCGGCCGTCGCGCGTTCCAGCGCCGCCCGGTCACCATATTTGGTCGGCACGCTGCCTTTCTGGTCAAATTCGCCCAGGTCGAACAGGTCATAGCTGTCATAGCCGACCGAATAGCCGCCGGTCGCGCCCTTATAGGCGGGGGGCAGCCAGACGTCGGTAATGCCCATGTCTTTGAGGCTCTGCGCCCTGTCTGTGACTTCGCCCCACAGATGCCCGCCCTGCGGATAATACCAGTGGAAAAATTGCAGCAGCGTGCGCGCGCTCATGACGTCTCCCGTGGCAACAGATCAGGGCAGGGCGGAAATCAGGCGGCGAGGCGCTGTTCCGCGCCGGGTGCCTGCGCCTCGATCCGGCGCATATAGGCCATGATGTTGACGACGATGTCTGGCGTGGGGGCCATGTCGTTGCGGGAATGGGCCAATATGCCGCCTTCCATCAACGCTTCCAGCGCTGCGCGTGCGCGGGCGACCCGGCTTTTGACCGTGCCGATCGCAACGCCCATGACCTGCGCCGCTTCCTCATAGGCCAGGCCACCTGCCCCGACCAGGATCAGCGCTTCACGTTGCGGCACCGGCAATTGCGACATGGCGCGCA encodes:
- a CDS encoding TonB-dependent receptor domain-containing protein gives rise to the protein MIAVAAVLSAPVMAADAAPTADAEQSSAIVVTAAGYEQSIIEAPASITVLGREELQEKRFGSLAEALQDVQGVDVGGEAGKTGGLNISIRGMPSDYTLVLIDGRRQNAPGGVTPNGFGETSTSFLPPFSAIDRIEVVRGPMSTLYGSDAMGGVVNIITRKVGNRWVGTASAESTIQGDDRFGNIQSINGFAQGPIVRDLVGLTLRGSVFHREGSNIDIPGDPALTLGRNPVRSDVYTYGGRLSFTPHADHDLWVEYDRNEQSYDNSEGQLGTLGSGGYAPEQRFNRSNYVVAHSWRMGFGQLDTTLTRNETETIGRLIPNGTPGAAAGSPRTLEARNDILDSRFAGKVGPVAFTVGGQYWKARMVEGVAPEPFKFTQWAGFAEATLTVADGFNITGGARYDDHSTFGNKWSPRAYAVWNITDALTLKGGVSRGFKTPRVEQIAEGIIGFGSQGRVPLLGSPGLTPETSTSYEAGLYYDGQGFFSGNVTLFNNDFNDKIASGPGIPNCRFVSNPNLPGCVDVGNFPAVELFSQSINIDKARTRGVEVATRFAFTPSVSLSANYTYTETEQLSGAEQGLPLVGMPKHMLNGNLRWKLDDKSSLWARAEIRSSRYRGANAQQAALGDFRAYEVFHLGGNYQVTPAFRLSATVNNLLDTDYAIYVPYRSGSATVFTPAYSINQEGRRLWLSATVDF
- the amyA gene encoding alpha-amylase; the encoded protein is MSARTLLQFFHWYYPQGGHLWGEVTDRAQSLKDMGITDVWLPPAYKGATGGYSVGYDSYDLFDLGEFDQKGSVPTKYGDRAALERATAALRDAGVGVIHDVVFNHKMGADEAERVSVRRANPDNRAEIEDESFDANAWTRFTFPARQGQYSRFIWDAKCFTGVDHIEDPDDNGVFRLVNGYGEGEWNDEVDSENGNYDYLMGADVEFRNKAVYEELKYWGRWMADQLPCNGFRLDAAKHIPAWFIRDWVGHMRDSVDRQLLVVAEYWHPDMDVLHQYLDQVDQQLMLFDVALHHRFYDASRAGEGFDMRTLFDGSLTASAPDHAVTIVGNHDTQPLQALEAEVDHWFKPIAYALILLREQGTPCIFYPDLYGATYEDGGDDGQNHTIDLAPVEALPRLIEARTRFAHGAQTDLFDDSHCIGTIRHGTDEQPGCVLLVTNGDAAEKTVDLGPGHGGATFRDYLGHCADDVTADDDGRIALFVPGGSVSVWVRADAL